In one Limosilactobacillus oris genomic region, the following are encoded:
- a CDS encoding ATP-dependent Clp protease ATP-binding subunit → MAQNPMDPFNSDMNDIFNQLMGGMNGSANRRYMINGQEVTPEEFAQYRQSGQLPGGAMPQKGGQPGPQPSEGKESILHKLGRNLTEEARQGELDPVIGRNKEIQETAEILSRRTKNNPVLVGDAGVGKTAVVEGLAQAIVDGNVPAPIKDKEIISIDISGLEAGTQYRGSFEENMQKLIDEVKKAGNIILFFDEIHQIIGAGSTGSDSGSKGMSDIIKPALSRGKISVIGATTQDEYRNTIMKDAALARRFNPVTVNAPSKADTIAILKGIRDLYERHHNVKLPDDVLQAAVDYSVQYMPQRALPDKAIDLIDMTAAHLAAKHPAHDAKQIEKEIEVQEKKQKEAAKKEDYKAAQAAKDKIADLKKQLSQNSEDEKVTATPEDVANAVEQMTGIPVSKIGASDVERLKDMDKRLEGKVIGQDEAVEAVARAIRRNRAGFDEGESPIGSFLFVGPTGVGKTELAKQLALDMFGSKNDIIRLDMSEYSDRTAVSKLIGTTAGYVGYDDNSNTLTEKVRRHPYSIILLDEIEKANPQVITLLLQVLDDGRLTDGQGNTIDFKNTVIIATSNAGYSNDAPVKLGNDNDEEDLIKKLTNYFRPEFLNRFNAIVKFHSLTKEDLQKIVDLMLADVNATLAKKGMDVKVTPTAKKYLIDEGYDEAMGARPLRRVIEREIRDKVTDYYLDHLDAKHLVAEMQDGKLVIVDAKDAAKDDSDQYTSPEDKKDDEAKDDQEDK, encoded by the coding sequence ATGGCACAAAATCCAATGGATCCATTTAACAGCGATATGAATGACATCTTTAACCAACTGATGGGTGGAATGAATGGTTCTGCAAACCGTCGTTACATGATCAATGGTCAAGAAGTAACTCCAGAAGAATTCGCACAATACCGGCAAAGCGGTCAGTTGCCTGGTGGGGCAATGCCACAAAAGGGCGGTCAGCCAGGTCCACAGCCAAGCGAAGGCAAGGAAAGCATCCTGCACAAGCTGGGCCGGAACTTGACGGAAGAAGCCCGTCAAGGCGAACTGGACCCTGTAATTGGCCGGAACAAGGAAATCCAAGAAACCGCTGAAATTTTAAGTCGGCGGACAAAGAACAACCCGGTCCTGGTTGGGGATGCTGGTGTTGGTAAGACGGCGGTTGTTGAAGGCTTGGCCCAAGCAATCGTTGACGGCAACGTTCCTGCACCAATCAAGGACAAGGAAATCATCAGTATTGATATTTCTGGTCTGGAAGCTGGAACCCAATACCGGGGCAGCTTTGAAGAAAACATGCAAAAGCTGATTGATGAAGTCAAGAAGGCGGGAAACATCATCCTCTTCTTCGATGAAATCCACCAAATCATCGGTGCTGGTTCAACTGGTTCTGACAGCGGCTCCAAGGGAATGTCCGACATCATCAAGCCGGCATTGTCCCGGGGTAAAATCAGCGTCATCGGTGCAACTACTCAGGACGAATACCGGAACACCATTATGAAGGACGCTGCCTTAGCGCGGCGGTTTAACCCGGTAACGGTTAACGCCCCAAGCAAGGCCGACACGATTGCCATCCTGAAGGGTATTCGGGACCTGTACGAACGTCACCACAACGTTAAGTTGCCAGACGACGTTCTGCAGGCAGCGGTTGACTATTCCGTTCAATACATGCCACAACGGGCTTTGCCTGACAAGGCCATCGACCTGATTGATATGACGGCCGCTCACCTGGCAGCAAAGCACCCAGCACATGATGCTAAGCAGATTGAAAAGGAAATCGAAGTTCAAGAAAAGAAGCAGAAGGAAGCAGCGAAGAAGGAAGATTACAAGGCTGCCCAGGCTGCTAAGGACAAGATTGCTGACCTGAAGAAGCAATTGAGCCAGAACTCCGAAGACGAAAAGGTTACGGCAACTCCAGAAGACGTTGCTAACGCCGTTGAACAGATGACTGGTATTCCGGTTTCCAAGATCGGTGCTAGTGATGTTGAACGTCTGAAGGACATGGACAAGCGCCTAGAAGGCAAGGTTATCGGCCAAGACGAAGCCGTGGAAGCCGTTGCCCGCGCTATTCGGCGGAACCGGGCCGGCTTCGATGAAGGGGAATCACCAATTGGCAGCTTCCTCTTCGTCGGCCCAACTGGTGTTGGTAAGACTGAACTGGCTAAGCAATTGGCCCTCGACATGTTCGGCTCCAAGAATGACATCATCCGTTTGGATATGTCTGAATACTCAGACCGGACTGCCGTTTCCAAGCTGATTGGGACGACCGCTGGTTACGTTGGTTACGATGACAACTCCAACACCCTGACCGAAAAGGTTCGTCGGCACCCATACTCCATCATCTTGTTGGATGAAATTGAAAAGGCTAACCCACAAGTGATTACACTGCTTCTCCAAGTACTTGATGATGGTCGCCTGACTGATGGTCAAGGGAATACCATCGACTTCAAGAACACCGTGATCATTGCAACTTCTAACGCCGGCTACTCCAACGACGCACCGGTTAAGCTGGGCAATGACAACGATGAAGAAGACCTGATCAAGAAGTTGACCAACTACTTCCGTCCAGAATTCTTGAACCGGTTCAACGCCATCGTTAAATTCCACAGCCTGACGAAGGAAGACCTGCAAAAGATCGTTGACCTGATGCTGGCTGATGTTAACGCCACTCTGGCTAAGAAGGGCATGGACGTTAAGGTAACGCCTACTGCTAAGAAGTACCTGATTGACGAAGGGTACGATGAAGCCATGGGTGCACGTCCGCTGCGGCGGGTAATCGAACGGGAAATCCGTGACAAGGTCACTGACTACTACCTTGACCACCTGGATGCTAAGCACTTGGTTGCTGAAATGCAGGATGGCAAGCTGGTAATCGTTGACGCCAAGGACGCTGCCAAGGATGACAGCGACCAATACACTTCTCCGGAAGACAAAAAAGATGACGAAGCTAAGGACGACCAAGAAGACAAGTAG
- a CDS encoding peptidase M23: MKIKVKGILAAATVCGAVLMVNQLTANAADQQVAPANLTASAAFASSQTSNQSLPAAPASQVAPSTVNAVSQPAVTPITANSDTGNYGNLDGAAIVGNQVQLQGWNANGQAGNRPYHTIIVVDRTTGRELQRQTVQPVSRPDVQTAFRNVTNAVNSGWQVSFDLSDGNADAWLSHSLAIVSRYSNDPTANNTDADYWYAPITFDQQENGYLDSWRFASGHLTASGWHATSASYRQPYHWIIIYDQTLGREIKRVRVGDAARPDIAKYCGRTYGAAKAGWNLDYDFSTDSRYLNDQLQLISRYSDDQQGGEGHHTDYWYSPLKADQANRANLDNVTIAGGKLNLAGWHATDGSLGREHHFIILLDAQGHELGRLPVKNIARADVGRAFAGIYNSANSGWQVQFDLTSALVGSPLRIVSRYSSDPAGNRDYVDYWFNPVNFNHNQYAITSVAKQDGALVIKGYHAADAAYQQPNHYVIIYDLTAHQQVGSVKTPLTVTEPGVQLSAYNAADASFTAVFPQLSLNSGHQYALVLRYSANSQGNGDEGDRQNDTWLTLSSANRGWLDSFQLSDGRLKVSGWHASDFELVAPYHFLIVYDNTAHQQVAAKLVTGNAARPDVQRSNAGIATATASGFNCDFGQLALHAGHSYSIVSRYSTISTGNGDNGSASYQDYWMPAMTLDQAHASIDGLTAAADGIRVAGWLATDQLLDKPFAYVIGLYNGKEFGRQKISFSDRPDVTRAYSQTYQSGHSGFDLVVPTNNTVFKQGQLSFILRVTDDPAGNGHASDLNSQSYAVNAGEVTGVYKPTTNAVAISGWHAAMGQSSRPYQYLIVTDLNGHEFYRRPLNQTNSNLTTSAGARQAGWIAGAGNSAFALTLPVTEQMNHRGIRVIHRYTDDAAGNGDYIDWWSPEIDINTGFQSLNGGTVYYDPATGQLATGWRNVAGNNYYFADGYQMKPGSDDWVYNDQLHGQMYTGVQWADGHCYDFGRDGVAHTQPWNDGWSWPFPASGEGSFAFGQGFGYNWAGRTNSYHDGLDFGAYDHPGADVHAVHGGRVIDIATVRDQQARDLWWYALIWDGRTLFVYQEAFSNRSRIIVNVGDLVYPGQVIGYRDLSHLHLGMNTSPNYRMDLAHSYQPNWTDSSQATGSGSWIDPEWALRVRPY; encoded by the coding sequence ATGAAAATCAAGGTTAAGGGAATTCTAGCCGCCGCCACTGTCTGCGGGGCGGTTTTAATGGTCAATCAGCTGACCGCCAACGCCGCCGACCAGCAGGTGGCACCGGCAAATCTCACTGCCAGCGCGGCTTTTGCTAGTAGCCAAACTAGCAATCAATCGCTCCCGGCGGCTCCAGCCAGTCAGGTAGCGCCAAGCACGGTTAATGCTGTTAGCCAGCCGGCGGTAACACCCATCACTGCTAATAGCGATACTGGGAACTACGGCAACCTGGACGGGGCGGCCATTGTGGGGAACCAGGTTCAGTTACAAGGCTGGAACGCGAATGGGCAGGCCGGAAACCGTCCCTACCACACGATTATCGTGGTTGACCGAACCACTGGCCGGGAATTGCAGCGGCAGACAGTCCAACCGGTCAGCCGTCCAGACGTGCAAACTGCTTTTCGCAACGTCACCAACGCGGTTAATTCAGGTTGGCAGGTCAGTTTTGACCTCAGTGATGGTAATGCCGATGCCTGGTTAAGCCATTCGCTAGCCATTGTCAGCCGGTACAGCAATGACCCGACAGCTAACAATACGGATGCCGATTACTGGTATGCCCCGATCACGTTTGACCAGCAGGAGAATGGCTACCTAGACAGCTGGCGGTTTGCTTCCGGCCACCTCACCGCTAGCGGCTGGCACGCGACTTCTGCCAGCTACCGCCAGCCCTACCATTGGATCATTATCTATGACCAGACCCTGGGCCGGGAAATCAAGCGGGTTCGAGTCGGCGACGCGGCCCGGCCGGATATTGCCAAATATTGTGGTCGGACGTACGGCGCTGCCAAAGCTGGCTGGAACCTCGACTATGATTTTAGTACGGACAGCCGCTATCTCAACGACCAGCTCCAACTGATTTCACGGTATAGCGACGACCAGCAGGGTGGAGAAGGTCACCATACCGATTATTGGTACTCGCCGCTAAAGGCTGACCAAGCCAACCGGGCGAACCTTGATAATGTCACCATTGCTGGCGGCAAACTCAACCTGGCGGGCTGGCACGCGACAGATGGCAGCCTGGGAAGGGAGCACCACTTTATCATCCTGCTGGACGCCCAGGGGCACGAACTTGGCCGGTTACCGGTGAAGAACATTGCCCGGGCAGACGTTGGCCGCGCCTTCGCGGGAATTTATAATTCTGCTAATTCTGGCTGGCAAGTTCAGTTTGACCTGACTAGCGCGCTGGTGGGGAGCCCGCTCCGGATCGTGAGCCGGTATAGCAGTGATCCCGCTGGCAACCGTGACTACGTTGACTACTGGTTTAACCCGGTGAACTTTAACCACAACCAGTATGCCATCACCAGTGTGGCAAAGCAGGACGGGGCACTGGTGATCAAGGGCTACCACGCCGCGGATGCTGCCTATCAGCAACCAAACCATTACGTGATTATCTATGATCTAACAGCCCACCAGCAGGTTGGGTCGGTGAAAACGCCGCTGACGGTGACCGAGCCGGGAGTTCAGCTCAGTGCCTACAACGCGGCCGATGCCAGCTTTACGGCGGTTTTCCCGCAACTCAGCTTAAACAGCGGCCACCAGTACGCCCTGGTTCTACGTTATTCCGCGAACAGTCAGGGAAATGGTGACGAGGGTGATCGCCAAAATGACACCTGGCTAACCTTATCTAGTGCCAACCGGGGCTGGCTGGATAGCTTTCAGCTCAGCGATGGTCGGCTCAAAGTCAGCGGCTGGCACGCCAGCGACTTTGAGCTGGTTGCGCCCTACCACTTCCTGATCGTGTATGACAATACTGCTCACCAACAAGTGGCGGCCAAGCTGGTCACTGGCAATGCGGCGCGGCCGGATGTCCAGCGGAGCAATGCTGGAATCGCCACGGCTACCGCTTCCGGCTTCAACTGTGATTTTGGTCAGCTTGCCCTGCACGCCGGCCATTCCTATTCTATCGTCAGTCGGTATTCGACTATTAGTACCGGTAACGGTGATAACGGCAGTGCTAGTTACCAGGATTACTGGATGCCAGCGATGACGCTCGACCAGGCGCACGCATCCATTGACGGTTTGACCGCGGCCGCTGACGGCATCCGGGTAGCCGGGTGGCTTGCCACTGACCAGCTGCTTGATAAGCCGTTTGCGTATGTGATTGGCTTATATAACGGCAAGGAGTTTGGCCGCCAGAAAATTAGCTTTAGCGACCGCCCTGATGTTACACGAGCATACTCACAGACCTACCAAAGCGGGCACAGCGGCTTTGACCTGGTAGTGCCAACGAACAACACTGTGTTTAAGCAAGGCCAGCTCAGCTTTATCTTGCGGGTAACCGATGATCCAGCCGGTAACGGTCATGCTAGTGACCTGAACAGTCAGAGCTACGCTGTTAACGCTGGTGAAGTCACTGGTGTCTACAAGCCGACGACCAATGCGGTAGCGATTTCTGGCTGGCACGCGGCAATGGGGCAGAGCTCCCGGCCGTACCAGTACCTGATTGTGACCGACTTGAACGGGCACGAATTTTACCGGCGGCCGTTGAACCAAACGAATTCTAACTTGACGACCAGCGCCGGGGCTCGGCAGGCGGGTTGGATTGCTGGTGCTGGCAATTCTGCCTTTGCATTGACTCTGCCAGTAACAGAGCAGATGAACCACCGGGGAATTCGCGTAATTCACCGCTATACCGATGATGCAGCTGGTAACGGCGATTATATTGACTGGTGGTCGCCAGAGATTGATATTAATACTGGCTTCCAGTCATTAAATGGTGGGACGGTCTATTATGATCCCGCGACTGGTCAGCTGGCGACCGGCTGGCGGAACGTGGCTGGCAACAACTATTACTTTGCGGACGGTTATCAGATGAAGCCGGGTTCTGACGACTGGGTTTACAATGACCAGCTCCACGGGCAGATGTACACGGGTGTGCAGTGGGCCGATGGACACTGTTACGACTTTGGTCGGGACGGAGTTGCCCATACGCAGCCGTGGAACGATGGCTGGTCATGGCCGTTTCCTGCTAGTGGCGAGGGCTCCTTTGCCTTTGGGCAGGGTTTTGGCTATAACTGGGCTGGCCGGACAAACAGCTACCACGATGGCTTGGACTTTGGGGCCTACGATCATCCGGGTGCCGACGTTCACGCGGTCCACGGCGGCCGGGTCATTGATATTGCGACGGTGCGGGACCAGCAAGCACGGGACCTCTGGTGGTACGCCCTGATCTGGGATGGTCGAACCCTCTTCGTTTACCAGGAAGCCTTTTCTAACCGGAGCCGGATTATCGTCAACGTCGGCGACCTTGTCTACCCTGGACAGGTGATTGGCTACCGGGACCTGTCGCACCTACACTTGGGGATGAACACCAGCCCGAATTACCGGATGGACCTCGCCCACTCTTATCAGCCAAACTGGACGGATTCCTCTCAGGCTACTGGTTCAGGGAGCTGGATCGACCCTGAATGGGCGCTACGGGTACGCCCGTACTAG
- a CDS encoding D-2-hydroxyacid dehydrogenase has product MSKIFAFSIRKDEEPYLKEWAAAHPEVEVDYTDKLLTPDTAALAKGADGVVVYQQLDYTPETLQALADLGITKMSLRNVGVDNIDMDKAKKLDFEITNVPVYSPNAIAEHAAIQAARVLRQAKQMDEKMAHGDLRWAPTIGREVRDQTVGVIGTGHIGRVFMQIMEGFGAKVIAYDVFKNPELEEKGYYVDSLDDLYKQSDVVSLHVPAMKDNYHMINEETIAKMKDDAVLVNVSRGPLVDTAAVAKALDDGKLFGFVMDTYEGEVGVFNEDWTGKEFPDPLLKDLIDRPNVLVTPHTAFYTTHAVRNMVVKAFDNNLAMVEGQEPDTPVEVG; this is encoded by the coding sequence ATGAGCAAGATTTTTGCGTTCAGTATCCGGAAAGATGAAGAACCATACTTGAAAGAATGGGCCGCGGCGCATCCAGAAGTCGAGGTTGATTACACGGACAAACTGCTGACGCCAGACACGGCGGCATTAGCCAAGGGTGCCGACGGGGTGGTTGTCTACCAGCAATTGGATTACACTCCAGAGACTCTGCAGGCGCTGGCAGACTTGGGGATTACCAAGATGTCCCTGCGGAACGTCGGGGTTGATAACATCGACATGGATAAGGCGAAGAAATTAGACTTCGAAATTACTAACGTGCCGGTGTACTCACCAAACGCCATTGCTGAACACGCTGCAATCCAGGCAGCTCGTGTCTTACGGCAGGCAAAGCAGATGGATGAAAAGATGGCCCATGGTGACCTGCGGTGGGCGCCAACGATTGGTCGGGAAGTCCGTGACCAAACCGTTGGGGTAATTGGAACGGGTCATATCGGCCGGGTCTTCATGCAGATTATGGAGGGCTTTGGCGCAAAGGTAATTGCCTACGACGTCTTTAAGAACCCTGAATTGGAAGAGAAGGGTTACTACGTTGACTCCTTAGACGACTTATACAAGCAGTCAGACGTTGTTTCCCTCCATGTCCCAGCGATGAAGGACAACTACCACATGATTAACGAGGAAACGATTGCCAAAATGAAAGACGATGCCGTCCTGGTCAACGTTTCCCGGGGACCGCTGGTGGACACTGCCGCGGTTGCTAAGGCGTTGGATGATGGGAAGCTATTTGGCTTCGTGATGGACACCTACGAGGGTGAAGTTGGCGTCTTCAACGAGGACTGGACTGGCAAGGAATTCCCAGACCCACTGCTCAAGGACCTGATTGACCGGCCAAACGTTCTAGTAACGCCACATACGGCCTTCTACACTACCCATGCCGTTCGCAACATGGTGGTCAAGGCCTTTGATAACAACCTGGCAATGGTTGAAGGGCAAGAACCAGATACACCGGTGGAAGTTGGCTAA
- a CDS encoding GNAT family N-acetyltransferase — protein MSTIYLRRTYMRDLPAINRIIEDAKNALKTAGSPQWQDGHPDRRTIINDITHHLSWALVVDEQVVGVATLVPGPEKSYQQLQGGAWSDDDNPYLTIHRVAIGNQARGQHLSTFLFSNLLTIGQERGYTNFRLDTHRLNKAMQAIAQKFSFQYRGTVNVADQIDPERLAYELNLPTNELPVEYHVNNDFMRPMINRK, from the coding sequence TTGAGTACGATTTACTTACGACGGACCTATATGCGCGACTTGCCTGCAATTAACCGCATTATTGAGGACGCCAAAAACGCATTGAAAACTGCCGGCAGTCCGCAATGGCAAGACGGACATCCCGACCGTCGCACAATTATTAATGATATCACCCACCACCTCTCTTGGGCCTTGGTGGTCGACGAACAAGTTGTCGGCGTAGCAACCTTGGTGCCTGGTCCTGAAAAAAGCTACCAACAGCTCCAGGGCGGGGCATGGAGTGACGATGACAACCCCTACCTGACCATTCACCGAGTGGCGATTGGTAACCAGGCGCGGGGGCAGCACCTAAGTACCTTCCTCTTTTCCAACCTGCTTACCATCGGCCAGGAGCGTGGTTATACCAACTTCCGCCTCGATACTCATCGCCTCAATAAGGCCATGCAGGCCATTGCCCAGAAGTTCAGTTTCCAGTACCGGGGAACGGTGAATGTGGCGGACCAGATTGATCCCGAACGGCTGGCCTACGAGCTCAACCTGCCGACTAATGAGCTGCCGGTCGAGTACCACGTCAATAATGACTTCATGCGGCCAATGATAAACCGTAAATAA
- the cls gene encoding cardiolipin synthase produces MDLTWEIIRWVLLAVIIINELAAIFTVFREKRDIAATWAWLLVLTLIPVIGFIIYAFLGRKPTHKRLNRIKSQTRLKLKEAVERQKKQFRNMPKPKYSVTQIYRRTIMLFQSIDESFLSRHNRVAVFTDGHQLFKQMFDDIAAAKESIHIEFYTIYNDRIGNQLRTLLEQKAAEGVEVRVLYDSWGSMGVKPSFYANLRDLGGYATPFLMTRSNFFDFRINYRDHRKIVVLDGKIGYVGGFNVGDQYLGRAAKFGPWRDTHLRVVGGAVFGMQRQFIGDWNASVKRAESRIEHYHPYFPEIDVKDGTTAMQTVASGPEGELEKIKMGYLRLINAAQDHIWIQTPYLIPDDSILDALRVAAHSGIDVRIMIPCKPDHPFVYRATQYYAQSLAAQGVTIYTYQKGFLHSKTITIDGRMASVGSANLDFRSFKLNFEINAFIYDFKLTDQLEQIFVNDIRNCRVMTAERFAQQSRWLKFKQYFSRLLSPIL; encoded by the coding sequence ATGGATTTAACCTGGGAAATTATTCGCTGGGTGTTGCTGGCGGTGATTATCATTAACGAGCTAGCGGCCATCTTTACCGTCTTCCGTGAAAAACGCGATATTGCGGCCACCTGGGCCTGGTTGTTGGTGCTGACCCTGATTCCGGTAATTGGGTTTATTATTTACGCCTTTCTGGGCCGAAAACCAACCCATAAGCGCTTGAACCGGATTAAATCGCAGACCCGGCTGAAACTAAAGGAAGCAGTGGAACGGCAGAAAAAGCAGTTTCGCAACATGCCCAAACCGAAGTACTCGGTCACGCAAATTTACCGGCGGACGATTATGCTCTTCCAGAGTATCGATGAATCCTTCCTCAGCCGGCACAACCGGGTCGCGGTCTTTACCGACGGCCACCAGCTGTTCAAGCAGATGTTTGATGACATTGCTGCGGCAAAGGAAAGTATCCACATTGAGTTTTATACCATTTACAATGACCGCATCGGGAACCAGTTGCGGACCCTGCTCGAGCAGAAGGCAGCTGAGGGTGTTGAGGTGCGGGTCCTTTATGATTCCTGGGGTTCCATGGGGGTTAAGCCGAGCTTTTACGCGAACCTGCGTGATTTGGGCGGGTACGCGACGCCTTTCCTGATGACCCGGAGCAACTTCTTCGACTTTCGGATTAACTACCGGGACCACCGGAAAATCGTGGTGCTGGACGGTAAAATTGGCTACGTTGGCGGCTTCAACGTCGGTGACCAGTACCTGGGCCGGGCCGCAAAGTTTGGCCCGTGGCGCGACACCCACCTGCGGGTCGTCGGTGGGGCGGTTTTTGGAATGCAACGACAGTTTATTGGTGATTGGAACGCCTCGGTGAAGAGGGCTGAGTCACGGATTGAACACTACCACCCCTATTTTCCTGAAATTGATGTTAAGGACGGGACGACGGCGATGCAGACGGTGGCGAGCGGTCCCGAGGGGGAGCTGGAAAAAATCAAGATGGGCTACCTGCGGCTGATCAACGCGGCCCAGGACCACATTTGGATTCAGACGCCCTACCTCATCCCGGATGACAGTATCCTCGACGCGCTCCGGGTGGCGGCCCACTCAGGGATTGACGTGCGGATCATGATTCCCTGCAAGCCGGACCACCCCTTTGTCTACCGGGCGACCCAGTACTACGCCCAGTCGCTGGCGGCCCAGGGGGTCACGATATACACCTACCAGAAGGGCTTCCTGCATTCTAAGACGATTACGATTGATGGGCGGATGGCGTCAGTGGGGTCAGCGAACCTTGATTTCCGCAGCTTTAAGCTCAACTTCGAAATCAATGCCTTTATCTACGACTTCAAGCTGACGGACCAGCTCGAGCAGATCTTCGTCAATGACATCCGGAATTGCCGGGTGATGACTGCCGAGCGCTTTGCCCAGCAGTCTCGCTGGCTGAAATTCAAGCAGTATTTCTCTCGCCTGCTGTCACCGATTCTATAA